Proteins found in one Seonamhaeicola sp. S2-3 genomic segment:
- a CDS encoding aminodeoxychorismate/anthranilate synthase component II codes for MKKVLVIDNYDSFTYNLVHYLEDLNCNVTVYRNDKLELEDVKPFDKILLSPGPGIPDEAGLLKAIIKEYASTKSILGVCLGQQAIGEVFGGTIVNLNEVYHGVATKVEICVNDEPIFKGLNKEIEVGRYHSWVVNANLPEALEATSYDANGQVMSLRHREYDVKGVQYHPESVLTPQGKQILENWVNN; via the coding sequence ATGAAAAAAGTATTAGTAATAGATAACTACGATAGTTTTACCTATAACCTAGTTCATTATTTAGAAGACTTAAACTGCAATGTTACAGTTTATAGAAATGATAAATTAGAATTAGAAGACGTAAAACCTTTTGATAAAATTTTACTATCACCAGGTCCAGGAATACCAGATGAAGCTGGTTTATTAAAAGCCATCATTAAAGAGTATGCTTCAACAAAAAGTATTTTAGGCGTATGCTTAGGCCAACAAGCCATAGGTGAAGTTTTTGGAGGAACTATTGTAAACTTAAATGAAGTTTATCACGGTGTAGCCACTAAAGTTGAAATTTGCGTGAATGATGAACCCATATTTAAAGGTTTAAATAAAGAAATTGAAGTTGGAAGATACCACTCCTGGGTAGTTAACGCTAATTTACCTGAAGCTTTAGAAGCAACATCTTATGATGCTAACGGACAAGTCATGTCTTTAAGACATAGAGAATATGATGTAAAAGGTGTACAATATCATCCAGAATCTGTTTTAACTCCTCAAGGAAAACAAATACTAGAAAATTGGGTAAACAACTAG
- a CDS encoding rhodanese-like domain-containing protein, translating into MKKYIILSGVIFFMSFFNCKGGTKNSAINISPNDLYTALQTDSIQLIDVRTPKEYQAGFIKTAQNIDYKSSNFSTNIEALNKQKPVYIYCRSGKRSEKSIKIFQEAGFEKIYNLEGGILNWKQKGLDIFK; encoded by the coding sequence ATGAAAAAATACATCATACTCAGTGGCGTTATTTTTTTTATGTCTTTCTTTAATTGTAAAGGTGGGACAAAAAATAGCGCCATTAATATTTCTCCCAATGATTTGTATACAGCACTTCAAACAGATAGTATTCAATTAATTGATGTTAGAACCCCTAAAGAATATCAGGCTGGTTTTATAAAAACGGCACAAAATATTGATTATAAATCATCAAATTTTAGCACTAATATAGAGGCTTTAAACAAACAAAAACCAGTATACATTTATTGTAGATCTGGTAAGAGAAGTGAAAAAAGTATTAAAATATTTCAGGAAGCTGGATTTGAAAAAATATATAACCTTGAAGGAGGAATACTTAATTGGAAACAAAAAGGATTAGACATCTTTAAGTGA
- a CDS encoding T9SS type A sorting domain-containing protein, translating into MYGITGKLIKEIHSSSQNINVNYLEKGIYFFKVENAQGQKESFKILKSN; encoded by the coding sequence CTGTATGGTATTACAGGAAAATTAATAAAAGAAATACATTCTAGTAGTCAAAATATTAATGTAAATTACCTAGAAAAAGGTATATATTTTTTTAAAGTAGAAAATGCGCAAGGGCAAAAAGAATCATTCAAAATTTTAAAATCAAATTAA
- the trpD gene encoding anthranilate phosphoribosyltransferase: MKDILNRLINHETISSEEAKQVIVNISKDMYNPSQIACFLSVYMMRSITIEELQGFRDALLELCIPIDLKDFNTIDIVGTGGDGKNTFNISTLSSFITAGAGVHVTKHGNYGVSSTSGSSNVMESLGVKFSNNEDFLKRCLDKAGICILHAPLFHPAMKNVAPIRKQLGVKTFFNMLGPMVNPSFPKNQILGVFNLEILRLYSFLYQNTDKNYNIIYALDGYDEISLTGKAKIVSNYSEKLFSPEDLGLPAVNQEDIFGGNTVEDAAKIFVDIISGNGTQAQNNVVCANAGLAIATTKHLTHKEGFELAKESLFSGKAKQSLDALIELGK; encoded by the coding sequence ATGAAAGATATTTTAAATAGATTAATAAATCATGAAACCATCTCATCAGAAGAGGCCAAACAAGTTATAGTTAACATATCTAAAGATATGTACAACCCAAGCCAAATAGCCTGTTTCTTATCGGTTTACATGATGCGCAGCATAACCATAGAAGAATTACAAGGTTTTAGAGATGCACTTTTAGAACTATGTATTCCTATAGATTTAAAAGATTTTAATACCATTGATATTGTTGGAACAGGCGGTGATGGTAAAAATACCTTTAACATTTCTACACTATCTTCTTTTATTACTGCAGGAGCAGGAGTTCACGTTACTAAACATGGTAATTATGGTGTTTCATCAACATCAGGATCATCAAATGTTATGGAGTCTTTAGGTGTAAAATTCTCTAACAATGAAGATTTTCTAAAACGTTGTTTAGATAAAGCTGGTATCTGTATTTTACATGCACCCTTATTTCATCCTGCAATGAAAAATGTGGCTCCAATTAGAAAACAATTGGGTGTGAAAACATTTTTTAATATGTTAGGACCAATGGTAAATCCGTCATTCCCCAAAAATCAAATACTTGGGGTTTTCAACCTAGAAATATTACGCCTTTACAGTTTCTTATATCAAAATACAGACAAAAATTATAACATAATTTATGCACTAGACGGATACGATGAAATTTCGTTAACAGGCAAAGCAAAAATTGTTTCAAATTATTCTGAAAAATTATTTTCACCAGAAGATTTAGGGCTACCTGCTGTAAATCAAGAAGACATCTTTGGGGGCAATACCGTAGAAGATGCAGCTAAAATATTTGTAGATATCATTAGTGGCAACGGAACCCAAGCGCAAAACAATGTAGTTTGTGCAAACGCAGGTTTAGCTATTGCAACTACCAAACACTTAACACATAAGGAAGGTTTTGAACTAGCCAAAGAATCGTTATTTTCAGGAAAAGCAAAACAAAGTTTAGACGCTTTAATTGAATTAGGAAAATGA
- a CDS encoding rhodanese-like domain-containing protein has protein sequence MEDLTQEEWAEQLANDDNAVVLDVRTNAEVAEGIIPNAIHIDFYLGDEFVDKVDQLDKSKNYYVYCRSGNRSGQACAIMEELGFENAYNLEGGMLEWAGEVVDKE, from the coding sequence ATGGAAGATTTAACACAAGAAGAATGGGCAGAACAATTAGCAAATGATGATAATGCTGTTGTATTAGATGTAAGAACAAATGCCGAAGTAGCTGAAGGAATTATTCCTAATGCCATACATATAGATTTTTATTTAGGTGATGAGTTTGTAGATAAAGTTGACCAATTAGATAAAAGTAAAAACTACTATGTGTATTGTAGGTCGGGTAATAGAAGCGGACAAGCTTGTGCTATTATGGAAGAACTAGGTTTTGAGAATGCCTATAACCTTGAAGGTGGTATGTTAGAATGGGCAGGAGAAGTAGTTGATAAAGAATAA
- a CDS encoding redoxin domain-containing protein: MKTKLLFVAILIMASCNNNNKDSKTSLTVKETTEKEVVNKGGDDLEIYDFNGLQPLLNKTDDTVYVINFWATWCAPCVKELPYFEDLYANYKDDNVEVILVSLDFPHQFETKLKPFIKKNKLQAKVVVLDDVDSNSWIPKVNKDWSGSIPATIIYKNDKRSFFEKSFTYNELENELKKFLN; the protein is encoded by the coding sequence ATGAAAACAAAACTATTATTTGTTGCTATTTTAATAATGGCAAGCTGTAACAATAACAATAAAGACAGTAAAACTAGTTTAACTGTAAAGGAAACTACAGAAAAAGAAGTTGTAAATAAAGGAGGAGACGATTTAGAAATTTATGATTTTAATGGTCTGCAACCGTTATTAAATAAAACAGATGATACAGTTTATGTAATAAACTTTTGGGCTACTTGGTGTGCGCCATGTGTAAAAGAGTTGCCTTATTTTGAAGACTTGTATGCAAATTATAAAGATGACAATGTAGAAGTTATATTGGTTAGTTTAGATTTTCCACATCAATTTGAAACTAAGTTAAAACCATTTATAAAAAAGAATAAGTTACAAGCCAAAGTAGTTGTTTTAGATGATGTAGATTCTAACAGCTGGATACCAAAAGTAAATAAAGATTGGTCTGGATCTATACCAGCAACTATTATTTACAAAAATGATAAGCGAAGTTTCTTTGAAAAATCGTTTACATACAATGAATTAGAAAATGAACTTAAAAAATTTTTAAACTAA
- a CDS encoding thioredoxin family protein produces MNKTLKFFTVAFVALVAVAFTVPNNNVGDGYKIGDIAEDFSLKNIDGKMVSLSDYKDAKGFIITFTCNTCPYAVMYEDRIIELDKKYAPKGYPVIAIMPNNTSIKPGDNLEAMKKRAASKGFTFPYLIDAKQEVFPKFGATKTPHIFVLDKKESGLVVEYIGAIDDNYKDASAVKTKYVEDAVDALIKGEEVPLKETRAIGCSIKV; encoded by the coding sequence ATGAACAAAACACTTAAATTTTTCACTGTAGCCTTTGTAGCTTTAGTAGCAGTAGCTTTTACAGTACCTAATAACAATGTAGGTGATGGCTATAAAATTGGAGATATAGCCGAAGATTTTTCATTAAAAAACATTGATGGAAAAATGGTATCACTTTCAGATTACAAAGACGCTAAGGGCTTCATTATTACTTTTACTTGTAATACCTGCCCATATGCAGTTATGTACGAGGACCGTATTATTGAATTAGATAAAAAATATGCGCCAAAAGGATACCCGGTTATTGCAATTATGCCAAATAACACTTCTATTAAACCAGGTGATAATTTAGAAGCCATGAAAAAGCGAGCAGCAAGTAAAGGTTTTACATTTCCTTATTTAATAGATGCTAAACAAGAGGTTTTTCCAAAATTTGGAGCTACTAAAACACCACATATTTTTGTTTTAGATAAAAAAGAAAGTGGTTTAGTTGTTGAGTATATTGGAGCTATTGATGATAATTACAAAGATGCATCAGCAGTTAAAACTAAATATGTTGAAGATGCTGTAGATGCATTAATTAAAGGAGAAGAAGTTCCTCTAAAAGAAACCAGAGCTATTGGTTGTTCAATAAAGGTTTAA
- a CDS encoding FAD-binding and (Fe-S)-binding domain-containing protein: MKSTIKQSLSELVHVLEGEVFQDHLHKSIYATDASVYRKIPLGVAYPKHSQDLKKIIHFASKNNMTLIPRAAGTSLAGQCVGDGLVVDISKHFRSILNFNEKHKTVTVQPGVIRDELNNYLKPYGLFFAPNTSTSNRCTIGGMVGNNSSGTTSIKYGVTRDKVIELKTILSDGSEAVFKELSADDFHKKRKGGFLENKIYSTVFKELSDKDTQQEIKKEFPKKNIHRRNNGYPIDELLKFKEFGGSRRTINLAKLLTGSEGTLAFTTEITLQLDELPPQKNILVAAHFNSIEESMKAVVVAMQHNLYTCELMDKTILDCTKNNREQLKNRFFVEGDPKAILMLEICSDSEEEAEVLANRLILDLETNKLGYAYPKLIGNQINQAAELRRAGLGLLGNIVGDKKAVACIEDTAVDVKDLPDYIAEFSKMMEDFGQEAVYYAHAGAGELHLRPILNLKKQQDVALFREITTKTAELVKKYGGSFSGEHGDGIVRAEFIPLMIGEKNYALIKRIKKTFDPNNIFNQWKIVNAFPMDKSLRYEVDRKEPAIETFQDFSDSLGILRATEKCNGSGDCRKLPSAGGTMCPSYRATLNEKDTTRARANALREFLTNSEKKNKFNHKELYDVFDLCLSCKACASECPSNVDVATLKAEFLYQYYKENGIPFRTRIFANNVKLNKLGSMMPSLSNWALSTKMAKKILGVATERSIPRLANKTFFNWYEKNKNRLSSKPKSQGEMFLFVDEFTNYYDVNIGIDCIELLTDLGYKVNVTQHEESGRGFMSKGILDKAKKVADFNIGFFKGKISEESPLVGIEPSAILTFRDEYPRLADNKEAANTIAKHTFTIEEFIKREFDKNHITPQRFTNRSKTLKIHGHCQQKSLSNIKSTFKMLTIPENYKATIINSGCCGMAGSFGYEREHYEMSMKVGEDTLFPKIRNTNEEVVIVAAGTSCRHQIKDGTSKQSKHPVSVLREALL, encoded by the coding sequence ATGAAAAGCACTATAAAACAGTCTTTGAGCGAACTGGTCCATGTTTTAGAGGGGGAAGTTTTTCAAGACCATTTGCACAAAAGCATTTATGCAACCGATGCTTCTGTTTATAGAAAAATACCTTTGGGGGTAGCCTATCCTAAACACAGTCAAGATTTAAAAAAAATAATTCACTTTGCTTCAAAGAATAATATGACCCTTATTCCTAGAGCAGCAGGTACTTCTTTGGCAGGACAATGTGTAGGTGATGGCTTGGTGGTCGATATTTCAAAACACTTTAGAAGCATTTTAAATTTTAATGAAAAACATAAAACGGTTACGGTTCAACCGGGGGTAATCCGGGACGAATTAAATAATTATTTAAAACCTTATGGCCTTTTTTTTGCACCCAACACCTCTACAAGTAACAGGTGTACAATAGGAGGTATGGTAGGTAACAATTCTTCGGGAACAACATCGATTAAATACGGGGTTACCCGAGATAAGGTTATAGAGCTGAAAACGATTTTAAGTGATGGTTCGGAAGCTGTTTTTAAAGAATTGTCTGCAGACGATTTCCATAAAAAAAGAAAAGGAGGGTTTTTGGAAAATAAAATTTACAGCACGGTCTTTAAAGAACTGTCGGACAAAGACACCCAGCAGGAAATAAAAAAGGAATTTCCAAAAAAGAATATACACCGCAGGAACAATGGCTATCCTATTGATGAGTTATTGAAGTTTAAAGAATTTGGAGGTTCTAGAAGAACTATAAATTTAGCAAAGCTTTTAACAGGTAGTGAAGGTACACTGGCTTTTACAACCGAAATTACCTTGCAATTGGATGAGTTGCCCCCACAAAAAAATATCCTGGTGGCAGCCCATTTTAATAGCATAGAAGAAAGTATGAAAGCGGTGGTTGTGGCCATGCAACATAATTTGTACACCTGTGAGTTAATGGACAAAACTATTTTAGATTGTACCAAAAACAATAGGGAACAACTAAAAAACAGGTTTTTTGTCGAAGGCGACCCCAAGGCTATATTAATGCTTGAAATTTGTTCAGATAGCGAAGAAGAAGCCGAAGTATTGGCCAACCGGTTGATCTTAGATTTAGAAACTAATAAACTGGGCTATGCTTATCCTAAGCTAATAGGAAATCAAATAAACCAAGCAGCCGAACTAAGAAGAGCTGGTCTAGGCTTGTTGGGAAACATAGTGGGCGATAAGAAAGCGGTTGCCTGTATTGAAGATACAGCGGTCGATGTAAAGGATTTACCAGATTATATTGCCGAATTTTCCAAAATGATGGAAGATTTTGGCCAAGAAGCAGTGTACTATGCTCATGCCGGGGCGGGCGAACTGCACCTAAGGCCAATCCTAAATTTAAAAAAACAACAAGATGTTGCGTTGTTTAGGGAAATTACCACTAAAACAGCAGAACTTGTAAAAAAATACGGAGGCTCCTTTAGTGGAGAGCACGGAGATGGTATTGTTAGGGCCGAGTTTATTCCGTTAATGATCGGCGAAAAAAACTATGCGCTTATCAAACGAATTAAAAAAACATTCGATCCCAACAATATTTTTAACCAATGGAAAATTGTAAATGCCTTCCCTATGGATAAAAGTCTTAGGTATGAAGTGGATAGAAAAGAACCTGCCATTGAAACGTTCCAGGATTTTTCAGATAGTTTGGGAATTCTTAGGGCTACCGAAAAATGTAACGGTTCTGGTGATTGCAGAAAGCTTCCCAGTGCCGGAGGTACTATGTGCCCTAGCTATAGGGCAACGCTAAACGAAAAAGACACAACAAGGGCAAGAGCTAATGCTTTAAGGGAGTTCTTGACAAATTCAGAAAAGAAAAATAAATTCAATCATAAAGAATTATATGATGTTTTCGATTTGTGTTTAAGTTGTAAAGCTTGTGCTAGTGAATGTCCTAGTAATGTCGATGTTGCAACCCTAAAAGCAGAATTCTTGTACCAATATTACAAAGAAAACGGTATTCCTTTTAGAACAAGAATTTTTGCCAATAACGTTAAGCTAAACAAGTTGGGAAGTATGATGCCTTCTCTTTCTAATTGGGCGTTAAGTACTAAAATGGCTAAAAAGATCCTGGGAGTAGCCACAGAAAGAAGCATCCCTAGATTAGCTAATAAAACATTTTTTAATTGGTACGAAAAAAATAAAAACAGGTTGTCTTCTAAACCTAAATCTCAAGGGGAAATGTTTCTGTTTGTAGATGAGTTTACCAATTACTACGATGTGAATATAGGTATTGATTGTATAGAACTTTTAACAGATTTAGGGTATAAGGTCAATGTAACGCAGCACGAAGAAAGTGGAAGGGGCTTTATGTCAAAGGGAATCCTGGATAAAGCTAAAAAAGTAGCAGATTTTAACATAGGCTTTTTTAAAGGCAAAATTTCAGAAGAAAGCCCGTTGGTAGGTATAGAACCATCAGCTATTTTAACGTTTAGGGACGAATATCCTAGGTTGGCAGATAATAAAGAGGCGGCCAATACCATTGCAAAACACACATTTACCATAGAAGAGTTTATAAAACGGGAGTTTGATAAAAACCATATAACTCCCCAACGTTTTACAAACCGCTCTAAAACCTTAAAAATCCATGGGCATTGCCAGCAGAAATCATTGAGCAATATAAAATCAACCTTCAAGATGCTTACCATACCCGAAAATTATAAAGCAACCATCATTAATTCGGGGTGCTGCGGTATGGCAGGTTCTTTTGGTTATGAAAGAGAACATTACGAAATGAGTATGAAAGTAGGCGAAGATACTTTGTTTCCCAAAATAAGAAACACCAATGAGGAGGTTGTTATTGTGGCTGCAGGTACCAGTTGCAGGCACCAAATTAAAGATGGAACCAGCAAACAATCAAAACACCCTGTGAGTGTTTTGCGAGAAGCTTTATTGTAA
- a CDS encoding anthranilate synthase component I family protein: MKTFNLTTHHKRILTDTITPVTVYYKIRDKYPNSILLESGDYHRNHKNFSYICFNPIASIKVENEVVIETFPDGTSKNLPITNEVNVVDEIYNFTKRFNVASKEDFKFINNGIFGYTAYDAVRYFEDIEISKKENSVSIPDVYYAVYQNIIAINHFKNEAYIFAHCPDGVENNIDAIDKLINVQNFASFNFNPKGDIVSNLTDDEFLQHVEYAKKHCHRGDVFQLVLSRSFSQEFTGDDFNVYRALRSINPSPYLFYFDYGDFKIFGSSPEAQLIVTDGLAEIHPIAGTFKRTGDDEQDEILAEKLKTDDKENAEHVMLVDLARNDLSRHGSNVKVETYREVQFFSHVIHLVSKVTGHKHNTTSTMQVVADTFPAGTLSGAPKHMAMQLIEKYEKTSRGFYGGAIGFMDFDGNFNHAIMIRTFLSKDYKLNWQAGAGIVSKSNPESEKQEVFNKLGALNKAIHLAKDI, translated from the coding sequence ATGAAAACATTTAATTTAACAACACATCATAAACGTATATTAACAGACACTATAACACCTGTTACCGTTTATTATAAAATTAGAGACAAATACCCCAACAGTATTTTGTTAGAAAGTGGCGATTACCACAGAAACCACAAAAACTTCTCATACATTTGTTTTAACCCTATTGCATCTATAAAGGTTGAAAACGAAGTTGTTATAGAAACATTCCCTGATGGAACTTCAAAAAACTTACCTATTACAAATGAGGTGAATGTTGTTGATGAAATTTACAATTTCACAAAACGGTTTAATGTGGCTTCAAAAGAAGATTTTAAATTCATTAACAACGGCATTTTTGGATACACAGCTTATGATGCGGTAAGATATTTTGAAGATATAGAAATTAGCAAAAAAGAAAACTCTGTTTCTATACCAGATGTTTATTATGCAGTGTACCAAAATATTATAGCCATTAATCATTTTAAAAACGAAGCCTATATTTTTGCACATTGTCCAGATGGTGTTGAAAACAATATTGATGCTATAGACAAACTTATCAACGTTCAAAATTTTGCATCATTCAACTTTAATCCAAAAGGCGATATAGTATCTAATTTAACCGACGATGAATTTTTGCAACATGTAGAATATGCAAAAAAACATTGTCACAGAGGTGATGTATTTCAATTAGTATTATCTAGAAGTTTTTCACAAGAATTTACAGGCGATGATTTTAATGTATACAGAGCTTTAAGAAGCATAAACCCTTCACCCTATTTATTTTATTTTGATTATGGTGATTTTAAAATATTTGGTAGCTCACCAGAAGCCCAATTAATTGTAACCGATGGGTTAGCAGAAATTCACCCCATAGCAGGAACTTTTAAAAGAACTGGCGATGACGAACAAGACGAAATTCTTGCCGAAAAATTAAAAACAGACGACAAAGAAAATGCAGAACACGTTATGCTAGTAGATTTAGCTAGAAACGATTTAAGCCGCCACGGAAGCAATGTAAAAGTTGAAACTTACAGAGAAGTTCAATTCTTTTCACACGTCATTCATTTGGTAAGCAAAGTTACAGGGCATAAACATAACACCACTTCTACCATGCAAGTAGTTGCAGATACATTTCCTGCAGGAACCTTAAGCGGCGCGCCAAAACACATGGCTATGCAACTTATTGAAAAATATGAAAAAACAAGTAGAGGGTTTTATGGAGGCGCCATAGGATTTATGGATTTTGATGGTAATTTTAACCATGCCATCATGATTAGAACATTTTTAAGTAAAGATTATAAATTAAACTGGCAAGCAGGCGCAGGCATAGTTTCAAAATCAAATCCAGAGAGCGAAAAACAAGAAGTGTTCAATAAATTAGGCGCGTTAAACAAAGCTATTCACTTAGCTAAAGATATATAG
- the trpC gene encoding indole-3-glycerol phosphate synthase TrpC encodes MNILDKIVIDKRKEVSLRKTLIPTSQLEQSVLFSRATVSLANNLRASKSGIIAEHKRRSPSKSVINNNLNVQDVASGYENAGVCGMSVLTDGKYFGGSLDDLLTARASCNLPLLRKEFIIDEYQILEAKAYGADVILLIAAILTKKEIKQFSEFAKSLNLNVLLEVHNEEELHKSIMPSLDMLGVNNRNLKTFNVSLETSKSLSSLIPNDFVKVSESGISNIEAIKELQPYGYQGFLIGENFMKTENPGASATQFIKALEG; translated from the coding sequence ATGAACATTTTAGATAAAATTGTAATAGATAAACGTAAAGAAGTTAGTCTAAGAAAAACATTAATTCCAACTTCTCAACTAGAACAGTCGGTTTTATTCTCAAGAGCAACCGTTTCTTTGGCAAACAATTTACGCGCTAGTAAATCTGGTATTATTGCAGAACATAAGCGTCGTTCACCTTCAAAATCTGTTATTAACAACAATTTAAATGTACAAGATGTAGCTTCAGGATATGAGAATGCTGGCGTTTGTGGCATGTCTGTTTTAACAGATGGAAAATATTTTGGCGGTTCTTTAGATGATTTATTAACTGCTAGAGCAAGTTGTAATTTACCGCTTTTAAGAAAAGAATTCATAATAGACGAATACCAAATACTTGAAGCCAAAGCCTATGGTGCCGATGTTATTTTACTCATTGCCGCTATTTTAACTAAAAAGGAAATTAAACAATTTTCAGAGTTTGCAAAAAGTCTAAATCTTAATGTACTTTTAGAAGTTCATAACGAAGAAGAGTTACATAAATCCATTATGCCAAGTCTAGACATGCTAGGCGTTAACAATAGAAATTTAAAAACGTTTAACGTTAGTTTAGAGACCAGCAAATCATTAAGTAGTTTAATACCTAATGATTTTGTAAAAGTTTCAGAAAGTGGTATTAGTAATATTGAAGCCATAAAAGAACTTCAACCCTATGGTTACCAAGGATTTTTAATTGGTGAGAATTTTATGAAAACTGAGAATCCTGGAGCCAGCGCAACACAATTTATAAAAGCATTAGAAGGATGA